A window of the Pararge aegeria chromosome 2, ilParAegt1.1, whole genome shotgun sequence genome harbors these coding sequences:
- the LOC120630699 gene encoding protein PELPK1-like has protein sequence MCIKESAVDYNNEYRQLGPQISSASEMKVFVAFLCAVTGAAASNAVAWPGAIPLSVPYHSAQIKTIIPPEINGFAYSTSQYINAVPQHAYQPQFGYQFLPGYPSYSQILASYYPSNNFLYPSPSPTGPISPVSPIAPIAPAQPPQQSPSNPPSGQPAGDEDTAVVESAELSPNQQPFSETSQSKPQYPANPSFPQSSLDSKNMPGFPQIQQQLPSFPQQILPPGTGFPQLPQFPQLPQFPQRPESPQLPQFPQLPQFPPQSQFPQQPQFPQQPQFPQQPQSPSNPSFPQTPSPSFPPAENTDKGINDEDTVSVDAA, from the exons ATGTGTATAAAAGAGTCGGCTGTGGATTACAACAACGAGTACAGGCAACTCGGTCCTCAAATATCTAGTGCCTCCGAGATGAAG GTATTTGTGGCGTTTTTGTGTGCAGTGACCGGCGCTGCAGCTAGCAATGCAGTGGCATGGCCTGGCGCTATACCCCTTTCGGTACCATACCACTCGGCACAAATCAAAACGATCATACCACCAGAAATTAATGGTTTCGCATACTCCACCAGTCAATATATTAACGCT GTACCACAGCACGCATACCAGCCACAGTTCGGCTACCAATTTTTGCCAGGGTATCCATCCTACTCGCAGATACTAGCTTCATACTACCCTTCAAATAATTTCCTCTATCCTTCGCCATCGCCTACCGGACCTATTTCTCCTGTTAGCCCGATCGCCCCAATCGCGCCTGCACAGCCACCTCAACAAAGCCCGTCCAACCCACCATCAGGACAACCAGCCGGTGACGAGGATACAGCAGTCGTCGAATCTGCCGAATTGTCGCCCAATCAACAACCTTTCAGTGAAACATCGCAATCAAAACCTCAGTACCCAGCTAATCCTTCTTTTCCTCAATCGTCCTTAGACTCTAAAAATATGCCCGGATTTCCCCAAATACAACAGCAACTCCCTTCTTTTCCTCAGCAAATTTTACCGCCCGGTACTGGTTTCCCACAATTGCCTCAGTTTCCTCAGCTACCACAGTTTCCCCAGCGACCTGAGTCTCCTCAACTCCCACAATTCCCTCAGCTGCCACAGTTCCCTCCGCAATCTCAGTTTCCTCAGCAACCACAGTTCCCTCAACAACCCCAGTTCCCCCAGCAACCACAGTCACCTTCGAATCCTTCCTTCCCTCAAACTCCTTCGCCTAGCTTCCCACCAGCAGAAAACACCGATAAAGGCATAAACGACGAAGACACTGTATCTGTAGATGCTGCTTAA